A section of the Amycolatopsis sp. AA4 genome encodes:
- a CDS encoding aspartate aminotransferase family protein yields the protein MGTDTFWSDVDRHLVRYAGPGSFTGEIIDRAEGSFVFTEDGRRILDFTSGQMSAILGHAHPEIVETVRKQAAKLDHLFSGMLSRPVVDLARRLAETLPDPLEKALLLTTGAESNEAALRMAKLVTGKHEIVSFARSWHGMTQAAASATYSAGRKGYGPGAPGNFAIPVPSGPDWQHQLDLAFDLIDAQSVGSLAACLVEPILSSGGILVPPPGYFPALQQKCRERGMLLILDEAQTGLCRTGTWYAFEHDGVVPDILTVSKTLGAGLPLAAVLTSAEIEQEAHERGYLFFTTHVSDPLPAAVGNTVLDVLIRDRLDERARQLGARLRAGLDEIAARHETVGEIRGRGLLAGLELSGGGPDADKLGARVTQRCLELGLHMNIVQLPGMGGVFRIAPPLTAAESEIDLGLSILDEAIGDVS from the coding sequence ATGGGCACCGACACCTTCTGGTCCGACGTCGACCGGCACCTCGTCCGCTACGCCGGCCCCGGCTCGTTCACCGGCGAGATCATCGACCGCGCCGAGGGCAGTTTCGTCTTCACCGAGGACGGACGGCGGATCCTCGACTTCACGTCCGGGCAGATGAGCGCGATCCTGGGGCACGCGCATCCGGAGATCGTCGAGACCGTCCGGAAGCAGGCCGCGAAGCTCGACCACCTGTTCAGCGGGATGCTGAGCCGCCCCGTCGTCGATCTCGCGCGCCGGCTCGCCGAAACGCTGCCGGACCCGCTGGAGAAGGCGCTGCTGCTCACCACCGGCGCCGAGTCCAACGAGGCCGCGCTGCGGATGGCCAAGCTGGTGACCGGCAAGCACGAGATCGTCTCGTTCGCCCGGTCCTGGCACGGGATGACGCAGGCCGCGGCGAGCGCCACCTACAGCGCGGGCCGCAAGGGCTACGGTCCCGGCGCGCCCGGCAACTTCGCGATTCCGGTGCCCAGCGGGCCGGACTGGCAGCACCAGCTGGACCTGGCGTTCGACCTGATCGACGCGCAGTCGGTCGGCAGCCTCGCCGCGTGCCTGGTCGAGCCGATCCTCAGCTCCGGCGGCATCCTCGTGCCGCCGCCGGGTTATTTCCCGGCGCTGCAACAGAAATGCCGGGAACGCGGCATGCTGCTGATCCTCGACGAGGCACAGACCGGGTTGTGCCGCACCGGAACCTGGTACGCCTTCGAACACGACGGCGTGGTCCCGGACATCCTCACGGTGTCCAAAACGCTCGGGGCCGGTCTGCCGCTCGCCGCGGTGCTGACGAGCGCGGAAATCGAGCAGGAAGCCCACGAACGCGGGTACCTGTTCTTCACCACGCACGTCTCTGACCCGCTCCCGGCCGCGGTCGGCAACACCGTCCTGGACGTGCTGATCCGCGACCGCCTCGACGAACGCGCCCGCCAGCTCGGCGCCCGGCTGCGCGCCGGACTGGACGAAATCGCGGCGCGGCACGAGACGGTCGGCGAGATCCGCGGCCGGGGACTGCTCGCCGGACTGGAACTGAGCGGCGGCGGACCGGACGCGGACAAGCTCGGCGCGCGCGTGACGCAGCGGTGCCTCGAACTCGGGCTGCACATGAACATCGTGCAGCTGCCCGGCATGGGCGGGGTGTTCCGGATCGCGCCGCCGCTGACCGCCGCCGAAAGCGAGATCGACCTCGGACTGTCCATTCTGGACGAGGCGATCGGGGACGTCTCGTAG
- a CDS encoding PadR family transcriptional regulator, with translation MNRRRHPFPGGRSFPGGHHEHGEHEGRGRSSFGPWGREFGEFGFGPGGPGGRGRRGHGPGGRRGPRRGRRGDVRAAILALLAEQPRHGYEIIREIGERSGGLWKPSPGSIYPTLQMLADEGLVVSRDESGKKLFELTDEGRAAAEQQTGTPPWEHFTDDVEPVEHDLRKAGATLAAAVVQVMRAGSENQQARAVDVLNEARRSIYSILGEVEDSDDSADSGEAAE, from the coding sequence ATGAACCGACGACGACACCCCTTCCCCGGCGGACGCTCGTTCCCCGGCGGACATCACGAACACGGAGAACACGAAGGGCGCGGACGGTCCTCGTTCGGGCCGTGGGGCCGGGAATTCGGCGAGTTCGGCTTCGGGCCGGGCGGCCCTGGCGGACGCGGCCGGCGCGGCCACGGTCCGGGCGGACGCCGCGGTCCCCGGCGCGGCCGGCGCGGCGACGTGCGGGCGGCGATCCTCGCCCTGCTCGCGGAACAGCCGCGGCACGGCTACGAGATCATCCGCGAGATCGGCGAGCGCAGCGGCGGGCTCTGGAAGCCCAGCCCCGGCTCGATCTACCCGACCCTGCAGATGCTGGCCGACGAGGGCCTGGTCGTGAGCCGCGACGAGAGCGGCAAGAAGCTCTTCGAGCTCACCGACGAGGGCCGCGCCGCCGCCGAACAGCAGACCGGCACTCCGCCGTGGGAGCACTTCACCGACGACGTCGAACCGGTCGAGCACGACCTGCGCAAGGCGGGCGCGACGCTCGCCGCGGCGGTCGTGCAGGTGATGCGCGCCGGCAGCGAGAACCAGCAGGCCCGCGCGGTGGACGTGCTCAACGAGGCACGGCGGTCGATCTACTCGATCCTGGGCGAGGTCGAGGACTCGGACGACTCGGCCGATTCCGGAGAGGCAGCCGAGTGA
- a CDS encoding sensor histidine kinase, whose product MRQLRSWVRGCGVGFVRAAQAAGVALLIPAVWAAAVGLWQLWGGSPWSWIAPFIWAGIGTLALAKPVCRMTRALVANWTGIVLPPGYRELPPITQLSTGYWWNGHSYSRTQEEARREQRLKNWRYDPATWRDLRFALLAPFSFGLVAVVPLLGVAAAVLPLAHFPVGYLAGLLIAIATAPYAWRSVIPVATRFLGASTTMELADRVDTLTALRADTTIAQAAEIRRIERDLHDGAQARLVALGLALATAEKLMETNPEQAKELLRDARAGAATSLTELRELVRGISPPVLNERGLVDAVRAMAMDLPLDVTVEADLPQPLDPPIESALYFGIAELLANAVKHAHAARVWVSLRQEGNQLRAEVRDDGLGGAELRPDGGLAGLRRRLAVFDGTLELTSPAGGPTRAWMMVPCASS is encoded by the coding sequence ATGCGACAGCTACGGTCCTGGGTGCGCGGCTGCGGGGTGGGATTCGTGCGCGCCGCCCAAGCGGCGGGCGTGGCCCTGCTGATCCCGGCCGTGTGGGCGGCCGCGGTCGGCCTGTGGCAACTGTGGGGCGGCAGCCCGTGGTCGTGGATCGCGCCGTTCATCTGGGCGGGGATCGGAACGCTGGCGCTCGCGAAGCCGGTCTGCCGGATGACGCGGGCCCTGGTGGCGAACTGGACCGGCATCGTGCTCCCGCCGGGGTACCGCGAGCTGCCGCCGATCACCCAGCTCTCGACCGGATACTGGTGGAACGGCCACTCCTACTCGCGCACCCAGGAAGAGGCCCGGCGCGAACAGCGGCTGAAGAACTGGCGCTACGACCCGGCGACCTGGCGGGACCTGCGGTTCGCCCTGCTCGCGCCGTTCTCGTTCGGACTGGTCGCAGTCGTGCCGCTGCTCGGCGTCGCCGCGGCGGTCCTACCGCTGGCACACTTTCCGGTCGGGTACCTCGCCGGTCTGCTGATCGCGATCGCGACCGCGCCCTACGCGTGGCGGAGCGTCATCCCGGTGGCCACACGGTTCCTGGGCGCGTCCACGACGATGGAACTGGCCGACCGGGTCGACACGCTGACCGCATTGCGCGCGGACACGACCATCGCGCAAGCCGCGGAAATCCGCCGCATCGAACGGGATCTGCACGACGGCGCGCAAGCCCGGCTGGTCGCGCTCGGCCTCGCGCTGGCGACGGCGGAGAAGCTGATGGAGACCAATCCCGAGCAGGCCAAGGAATTGCTGCGCGACGCCCGGGCCGGCGCGGCCACCTCGCTCACCGAATTGCGCGAGCTGGTCCGGGGAATCAGCCCGCCGGTGCTGAACGAACGCGGTCTCGTCGACGCGGTCCGCGCGATGGCCATGGACCTGCCGCTCGACGTGACTGTCGAGGCCGATCTGCCGCAGCCGCTCGATCCGCCGATCGAATCCGCGCTGTACTTCGGAATCGCCGAATTGCTCGCCAACGCGGTGAAGCACGCCCACGCGGCGCGCGTGTGGGTTTCGCTGCGGCAGGAAGGGAATCAGCTGCGCGCGGAGGTCCGGGACGACGGTCTCGGCGGGGCTGAACTCCGCCCGGACGGCGGACTCGCCGGACTGCGCCGCCGCCTCGCGGTCTTCGACGGCACTCTTGAGCTGACCAGCCCGGCGGGCGGGCCGACCCGAGCGTGGATGATGGTGCCATGCGCATCGTCGTAG
- a CDS encoding class I SAM-dependent methyltransferase produces the protein MRWLFRGPAASEEVVPSPNIWYYQDVYDVENRAQDADGEIWRVLREERDWTGLDVLDLGCGDGYHLPLFAADARSVLGIEPHPPLARDAERRVRDLGNVRVRVGRAQRLPVDDASVDIVHARTAYFFGPGCEPGLREAERVLRPGGSIMIVDLDVTSEPYGGWMRADLPRYDPPAVERFFAAHGFNCRRVRTRWRFADFAAAESVLKIEFSAKVAQRAIADTRRLNPGSGEVTLPVGYRVHCRVKPTGLVLPGHSAASPESAESSESSTSPRIE, from the coding sequence GTGCGCTGGTTGTTCCGCGGTCCGGCGGCGTCCGAAGAAGTCGTCCCCAGCCCCAACATCTGGTACTACCAGGACGTCTACGACGTGGAGAACCGGGCGCAGGACGCGGACGGCGAGATTTGGCGCGTACTGCGCGAAGAGCGCGACTGGACCGGTCTCGACGTCCTCGATCTCGGCTGCGGCGACGGATACCACCTGCCGCTTTTCGCCGCGGACGCCCGTTCCGTGCTCGGAATCGAACCGCACCCGCCGCTCGCGCGGGACGCGGAGCGGCGGGTGCGGGATCTGGGGAACGTGCGGGTCCGCGTGGGACGAGCGCAGCGGTTGCCGGTGGACGACGCCAGTGTGGACATCGTGCACGCGCGCACCGCGTATTTCTTCGGCCCCGGCTGCGAACCCGGATTGCGCGAAGCGGAACGGGTGCTGCGGCCCGGAGGATCGATCATGATCGTCGACCTCGACGTGACCAGCGAGCCGTACGGCGGGTGGATGCGGGCAGATCTGCCGCGCTACGACCCGCCTGCGGTGGAACGCTTCTTCGCCGCGCACGGCTTCAACTGCCGGCGCGTACGCACGCGTTGGCGCTTCGCGGACTTCGCCGCGGCGGAATCAGTGTTGAAGATCGAGTTCAGCGCGAAGGTCGCACAGCGGGCGATCGCTGACACGCGCCGCCTGAACCCGGGATCGGGCGAGGTGACGCTGCCGGTGGGTTATCGCGTGCATTGCCGCGTCAAACCCACCGGCCTCGTCCTGCCCGGTCACTCGGCTGCCTCTCCGGAATCGGCCGAGTCGTCCGAGTCCTCGACCTCGCCCAGGATCGAGTAG
- a CDS encoding DUF3558 family protein: MLGLAACGSGAEGGDKNVVGAGSSAEPEAKDGGKTGTPLANTDPCSLLQPSDVPELSQESTTAPKADGRRCEGPGYSVSLSEVDAEGYAVQFEGSMVKPISDIAGYKAGVMDTRGSWQNSCAVILAVTTNELVFVAVGAKPDPSKSCDLAKKAATAVAGRIPR, translated from the coding sequence GTGCTGGGGCTCGCGGCCTGCGGCAGCGGCGCCGAGGGCGGCGACAAGAACGTCGTGGGCGCTGGCAGCAGTGCCGAGCCGGAGGCCAAGGACGGCGGCAAGACCGGCACGCCGCTCGCGAACACCGATCCGTGCAGCCTGCTCCAGCCCTCCGACGTGCCCGAACTCAGCCAGGAGAGCACCACCGCGCCCAAGGCCGACGGCCGCCGGTGCGAGGGCCCCGGCTACAGCGTGAGCCTCTCGGAGGTCGACGCGGAGGGCTACGCCGTCCAGTTCGAGGGCTCGATGGTCAAGCCGATCTCCGACATCGCCGGGTACAAGGCGGGCGTGATGGACACCCGCGGCTCTTGGCAGAACAGTTGCGCCGTCATCCTCGCGGTGACGACCAACGAGCTGGTGTTCGTCGCCGTCGGCGCCAAGCCGGACCCTTCGAAGAGCTGCGATCTCGCGAAGAAGGCGGCGACCGCCGTCGCGGGCCGCATTCCCCGCTGA
- a CDS encoding penicillin acylase family protein: MRSKATVLILVLTLLGTTPASASPAIGLDGLSRPVDVLVDKWGVPHIYAANTADLFYAQGFTVARDRLFQLDTWRRRGLGLLSEVLGESYVDQDRAARLFLYRGDMRKEWASYGPEAKLAATRFTEGINSYIDWLAKNPKAAPPEFGKLGYQPSHWQPEDVVRIRTHAIGENLMWEVSRAQMVCQAGPNASKYLRSLHPDHEAAVPEGLDPCAVPGDVLSVYNKATAAVTFPKGVAGPKDIADATSGSNSWAIGPNRTATGRPILANDPHRGADALPSGRYVAQLSAPGLNLTGAGEPWNPGIAIGHNDSVAFGLTNLPVDQTDLYVYDLDPADHSRYRYRGGWEPITKVTETIPVLGGQPVTRELSFTRHGPIVKVDEAANRGFAVRTAWTEPGSAAYLGSLNYQRARNFTDFTAGMRTWGAPGSNLVYADVHGDIGYVPGALTPRRTGAGYDGLLPVPGDGRYEWNGFHANSELPWQHNPPAGFFASANDYNLPPGFPVVSNYEWQLPYRKERIDELIKSTPRARVADSLAIQRDEKSLLATRLIPYLRNLSSTDPDTAKALDLLRGFDGVASVESAPAALYETWLLKYLHGGWAHTMLPQAAADVLSRTINPDFSLVLASFADPDAWFGPGGAARRDKLILDTLPLAFRDVAGKLGGDPAKWRWGSLQYQEFVHPAGGPDVGPTPVGGDYQTVHPSFFHPLTYQQIIGATFKMALDVGDWDASRAINAPGQSGDPRSPHYRDLNDLWASGGSFPLLSSRSAVERNLDTRIRLVPRVTSGT; the protein is encoded by the coding sequence ATGCGGTCGAAAGCTACCGTCCTGATACTCGTTCTGACGCTGCTCGGCACGACGCCGGCCTCGGCGAGCCCCGCGATCGGTCTCGACGGTCTTTCCCGCCCGGTCGACGTGCTCGTCGACAAGTGGGGCGTCCCGCACATCTACGCCGCCAACACCGCGGACCTGTTCTACGCACAGGGTTTCACCGTCGCCCGCGACCGGCTCTTCCAGCTCGACACCTGGCGGCGCCGAGGTCTCGGGTTGCTCAGCGAGGTGCTCGGCGAGTCCTATGTGGACCAGGATCGTGCGGCGCGGCTGTTCCTCTACCGCGGGGACATGCGAAAGGAATGGGCGTCCTACGGCCCCGAGGCCAAACTCGCCGCCACCCGCTTCACCGAGGGGATCAACTCGTACATCGACTGGCTGGCCAAGAATCCGAAGGCCGCCCCGCCGGAGTTCGGCAAACTCGGCTACCAGCCGTCGCATTGGCAACCCGAGGACGTGGTCCGCATCCGCACGCACGCGATCGGCGAGAACCTCATGTGGGAGGTCTCCCGCGCGCAGATGGTGTGCCAGGCCGGGCCGAACGCGAGCAAGTACCTCCGCAGCCTGCATCCCGACCACGAAGCCGCGGTGCCAGAAGGACTCGACCCCTGTGCAGTCCCCGGCGACGTGCTTTCCGTGTACAACAAGGCGACCGCGGCCGTCACGTTCCCGAAGGGCGTCGCCGGGCCGAAGGACATCGCCGACGCCACCAGCGGCAGCAACTCGTGGGCGATCGGCCCGAACCGCACCGCGACCGGGCGGCCGATCCTCGCCAACGACCCGCACCGCGGCGCCGACGCGCTGCCGTCCGGTCGCTATGTCGCCCAGCTTTCCGCGCCCGGCCTGAACCTCACCGGCGCGGGCGAACCGTGGAACCCGGGCATCGCCATCGGCCACAACGATTCCGTCGCCTTCGGCCTGACGAACTTGCCGGTCGACCAGACCGACCTCTACGTCTACGACCTCGACCCCGCCGACCACAGCCGGTACCGCTACCGCGGCGGCTGGGAACCGATCACCAAGGTCACCGAAACGATCCCGGTGCTGGGCGGCCAGCCGGTGACCCGCGAACTGTCCTTCACCCGGCACGGCCCGATCGTGAAGGTCGACGAAGCCGCGAACCGGGGTTTCGCCGTGCGCACCGCGTGGACCGAACCGGGCAGCGCCGCCTATCTCGGCAGCCTGAACTACCAGCGCGCCCGCAACTTCACCGATTTCACCGCCGGAATGCGCACCTGGGGCGCACCCGGATCGAACCTCGTCTACGCCGACGTCCACGGCGACATCGGCTACGTCCCCGGCGCGCTGACCCCGCGCCGCACCGGAGCCGGATACGACGGTCTGCTGCCCGTCCCCGGAGACGGCCGCTACGAGTGGAACGGCTTCCACGCCAACTCCGAACTCCCGTGGCAGCACAACCCGCCGGCCGGATTCTTCGCCTCCGCCAACGACTACAACCTCCCGCCGGGCTTCCCGGTGGTGTCCAACTACGAATGGCAGCTGCCGTACCGCAAGGAGCGGATCGACGAGCTGATCAAGTCGACGCCGCGCGCCCGCGTCGCCGATTCGCTCGCCATCCAGCGCGACGAAAAATCCTTGCTGGCCACCCGCCTCATCCCGTACCTGCGGAACCTTTCCTCGACGGACCCGGACACCGCGAAGGCGCTCGACCTGCTGCGCGGCTTCGACGGCGTCGCCTCGGTGGAGTCCGCGCCCGCCGCGCTGTACGAAACGTGGCTGCTGAAGTACCTCCACGGCGGCTGGGCGCACACGATGCTCCCGCAGGCCGCCGCGGACGTCCTGTCCCGCACCATCAATCCGGATTTCAGCCTCGTGCTCGCGTCCTTCGCCGACCCGGACGCGTGGTTCGGCCCGGGCGGCGCGGCCAGACGCGACAAGCTGATCCTCGACACCCTCCCGCTCGCCTTCCGCGACGTGGCCGGAAAACTCGGCGGCGACCCGGCGAAATGGCGCTGGGGCTCGCTGCAGTACCAGGAGTTCGTGCACCCGGCGGGCGGCCCGGACGTCGGCCCGACCCCGGTCGGCGGCGACTACCAGACCGTCCACCCGTCGTTCTTCCACCCGCTCACCTACCAGCAGATCATCGGCGCGACCTTCAAGATGGCGCTCGACGTCGGCGACTGGGACGCGTCGCGGGCGATCAACGCGCCCGGCCAGTCCGGCGACCCGCGCAGCCCGCACTACCGGGACCTGAACGACCTGTGGGCGTCCGGCGGCTCGTTCCCCCTGCTGTCGAGCCGCTCGGCCGTCGAACGCAACCTCGACACCCGGATCCGGCTGGTCCCGAGGGTCACTTCGGGAACGTAG
- a CDS encoding glutamate--tRNA ligase, with translation MLDRAVIDALFPADLPEPEHWEQRYPARQLPDGAKVTRFGPSPTGFVHIGGIYVATIDQDVARRSEGRYLVRVEDTDQSREVEGALEQFERGFAYFGLQADEDAVRGGEYGPYRQSEREQIYLTYVRHLLREGRAYIDFATKDELASITARQQATKLPTGYYGSWAIWRDASAEDVQAKLDAGEPWVVRFRAPDDTGQRVRFTDAIRGTIEAEANRNDVVILKSSDQSPRLPTYHFAHTVDDHLMRVNLVIRGDEWISSVPTHQQLFEALGFEPIQYAHIAPLMKQEGGSKRKLSKRKDPEASVDFYLEAGYPVPAVLYYLRGLANGRLAEMPLPEALDAPINLDECGVAGPLVDLVKLDDLAADYVATLSGEEILASVLEWADRFDPELKAVLESSRELALRALAVEREGVENPRKDLKKWSEFRAVYGFFFPQLHQAATGPDDERIAALGVPADVVRAVASDFVSAYQQLDDGQEWFQQIRDVAAKHGFAKNAKEYKKDPDAYPGSIREASQIIRIAITGSTRSPDLHSITQALGAEETLRRFGNLVN, from the coding sequence ATGCTGGACCGTGCGGTCATCGACGCCCTGTTCCCCGCGGATCTGCCCGAGCCTGAGCACTGGGAACAGCGCTATCCGGCCCGGCAGCTGCCCGACGGCGCGAAGGTGACCCGGTTCGGCCCGTCGCCGACCGGCTTCGTGCACATCGGCGGCATCTACGTCGCGACGATCGACCAGGACGTCGCGCGCCGCTCCGAGGGCCGCTACTTGGTGCGCGTCGAGGACACCGACCAGTCGCGCGAGGTCGAGGGCGCGCTGGAGCAGTTCGAGCGCGGCTTCGCGTACTTCGGACTGCAGGCGGACGAGGACGCGGTGCGCGGCGGCGAGTACGGCCCGTACCGGCAGTCCGAGCGCGAGCAGATCTACCTCACCTACGTACGGCACCTTCTGCGCGAAGGCCGCGCGTACATCGACTTCGCGACGAAGGACGAGCTGGCGTCCATCACCGCGCGGCAGCAGGCGACGAAGCTCCCGACGGGCTACTACGGCTCGTGGGCGATCTGGCGCGACGCTTCGGCGGAAGACGTGCAGGCGAAGCTCGACGCGGGCGAGCCGTGGGTGGTCCGCTTCCGCGCGCCCGACGACACCGGGCAGCGCGTGCGCTTCACCGACGCGATCCGCGGCACCATCGAGGCCGAGGCCAACCGTAATGACGTGGTGATCCTCAAGAGCTCCGACCAGAGCCCGCGGCTGCCGACCTACCACTTCGCGCACACGGTCGACGACCACCTGATGCGGGTGAACCTGGTGATCCGCGGCGACGAGTGGATCTCGTCGGTGCCCACGCACCAGCAGCTCTTCGAAGCGCTCGGCTTCGAGCCGATCCAGTACGCGCACATCGCGCCGCTGATGAAGCAGGAGGGCGGCAGCAAGCGGAAGCTGTCCAAGCGCAAGGACCCGGAAGCCTCCGTCGACTTCTACCTCGAAGCCGGCTACCCGGTCCCGGCGGTGCTGTACTACCTGCGCGGCCTGGCGAACGGACGGCTCGCCGAGATGCCGCTGCCCGAAGCGCTCGACGCGCCGATCAACCTCGACGAGTGCGGCGTCGCCGGTCCGCTCGTGGACCTGGTGAAGCTGGACGACCTCGCCGCCGACTACGTCGCGACGCTGTCCGGCGAGGAGATTCTCGCCTCCGTGCTCGAATGGGCCGACCGGTTCGACCCGGAGCTGAAGGCGGTCCTGGAGTCCTCGCGCGAGCTGGCGTTGCGCGCGCTGGCGGTGGAGCGCGAGGGCGTCGAGAACCCGCGCAAGGACCTGAAGAAGTGGAGCGAGTTCCGCGCGGTCTACGGGTTCTTCTTCCCGCAGCTGCACCAGGCAGCGACCGGTCCCGACGACGAGCGGATCGCGGCGCTTGGCGTTCCGGCGGACGTCGTGCGCGCGGTGGCCTCGGACTTCGTGTCCGCGTACCAGCAGCTCGACGACGGCCAGGAGTGGTTCCAGCAGATCCGCGACGTCGCGGCGAAGCACGGGTTCGCCAAGAACGCCAAGGAATACAAGAAGGACCCGGACGCCTACCCCGGTTCGATCCGCGAGGCGTCGCAGATCATCCGGATCGCGATCACCGGGTCGACCCGCAGCCCGGACCTGCACTCGATCACGCAGGCGCTGGGCGCGGAGGAAACGTTGCGGCGCTTCGGAAATCTGGTCAACTAG
- a CDS encoding response regulator transcription factor yields MRIVVAEDLYLLRDGLVRLLQAYGHEVVATATTGPETVAVLREHRPDVAVVDVRMPPTQTDEGLRAVLAARRETPGLPVLILSQHVEQLYARELLADGASGVGYLLKDSVFEAEQFIDALERVAAGGTAMDPAVISKLLTSGSPDQRLGSLTERERSVLELMAEGLSNAAIAGRLFLSESAISKYTTSLFGKLGITDDDTGNRRVLAVLTYLNRP; encoded by the coding sequence ATGCGCATCGTCGTAGCCGAGGACCTCTACCTGCTGCGGGACGGCTTGGTCCGGCTCCTGCAGGCATACGGCCACGAGGTCGTGGCGACCGCGACGACCGGCCCGGAAACCGTCGCCGTGCTGCGCGAACACCGGCCGGACGTCGCCGTGGTCGACGTCCGGATGCCGCCGACGCAAACCGACGAAGGCCTGCGCGCGGTCCTCGCCGCGCGCCGCGAGACGCCCGGGTTGCCGGTGCTGATCCTGTCGCAGCACGTCGAGCAGCTTTACGCCCGGGAGCTGTTGGCCGACGGCGCGAGCGGCGTCGGATATCTGTTGAAGGACAGCGTTTTCGAGGCCGAACAGTTCATCGACGCCCTCGAACGCGTCGCGGCCGGCGGCACCGCGATGGACCCGGCGGTGATCTCGAAACTGCTCACGAGCGGATCGCCGGACCAACGCCTCGGCTCGCTGACCGAGCGCGAGCGTTCAGTGCTGGAACTGATGGCGGAAGGCCTGTCGAACGCGGCGATCGCCGGACGGCTGTTCCTGAGCGAAAGCGCGATCAGCAAGTACACGACGTCGCTGTTCGGCAAGCTCGGCATCACCGACGACGACACCGGCAACCGGCGCGTCCTGGCGGTGCTGACCTATTTGAACCGGCCGTGA
- a CDS encoding VOC family protein, with protein MSIGWPGARAVPAGLPCWVEVACQDEARTQDFYSRLFGWDYETRRDPASPTGRYSIASSDGVAAGGLYQAGPRSAPGWTLQLAVPHTASAAEWVEHLGGQVTLGPVAIPERGSILHAIDACGAPVVFWEAPPDWQFASGVPNTFSGADLNTHDGVAADHFYTKLFNYSSRQVGDGESVDYAEYSIEHTAVLYRYVMGPEYRRDTPPHWLVYFEVDPARGADAAAGEALMLGGSVVIEPYDTPFGRTAILADPDGAVFAVIDHSRVLEDVGRAEVDDPYDD; from the coding sequence ATGTCGATCGGCTGGCCAGGCGCCCGCGCGGTCCCGGCAGGGCTGCCCTGCTGGGTCGAGGTGGCATGCCAAGACGAAGCTCGGACACAAGACTTCTACTCCCGCCTTTTCGGCTGGGACTACGAGACCCGGCGCGATCCCGCGTCGCCGACCGGCCGGTACTCCATCGCCTCGAGCGACGGGGTCGCCGCCGGTGGTCTGTACCAAGCCGGGCCCCGCAGCGCGCCCGGCTGGACGCTGCAGCTCGCGGTGCCGCACACGGCGAGCGCGGCGGAATGGGTGGAGCACCTCGGCGGACAGGTGACGCTCGGGCCGGTCGCGATTCCCGAACGCGGCAGCATCCTGCACGCGATCGACGCGTGCGGCGCGCCGGTGGTGTTCTGGGAAGCCCCGCCGGACTGGCAGTTCGCGAGCGGCGTGCCCAACACGTTCAGCGGCGCGGACCTCAACACGCACGACGGCGTGGCCGCGGACCACTTCTACACCAAGCTGTTCAACTACTCGAGCCGTCAGGTCGGCGACGGCGAGAGCGTTGACTACGCTGAATATTCCATTGAGCACACGGCCGTGCTGTACCGCTACGTGATGGGTCCCGAGTACCGCCGCGACACTCCCCCGCACTGGCTCGTGTACTTCGAGGTCGATCCCGCCCGCGGCGCGGACGCGGCGGCGGGCGAAGCGTTGATGCTGGGCGGTTCGGTCGTGATCGAGCCGTACGACACGCCCTTCGGCCGCACCGCGATCCTCGCCGATCCGGACGGCGCGGTGTTCGCGGTGATCGACCACTCGCGGGTGCTGGAAGACGTGGGCCGCGCCGAGGTCGACGACCCGTACGACGACTGA